TTGGAGCACCAGGTGGCGGCGAAGTCGAGGTCTTCGAGGACCTTCTGCATGACGTAGTCGCGCGGGTCGCGGCCCTTGTAGAGCTGTTCGTCGTCGTCGGGGTCGATCGGCTCGTCGTACCAGGGCACGTCGCCGAAGGTCTTGACCTTGTCCCAGTAGAACCACGCGCGCCAGAAGCGGCCGACGCCCTCGTAATGCTTCATTGTCGCGTCGTCCACATAGGGGGCCGCGTCCTTCATGTGCTTGAGGTAATAGTTGACGTTGTAGAGCGGACGCCAGTTGCCCCGCGCCCAGTTGTTGGCCTGCTGGGCGCTGTAACCGCCCGTCTTGAGGAATCCTTCGGTCTGGGTCGTGACGCAGATGTCGCTGTACTGGTCGCCGCGCGTGAGCGTCGCGGCCGAGGGCAGGTGGCTTTCGAGAAAGCCGATCGCATAGGTTTCCAGCGCCGTTTCCGAATTGAAAAAGGTGTCGGTGGTCGTCGAATAGACGGGGTCTTCGTCGAAGAAGCTCTGGCACGAGGCCAGGAGGGACAATCCGGCGATTATCGCTATCTTGTTCAGTATGGGTTTCATGGGATTGCGTGTTAGAAGTTGATGTTCAGTCCGATGGTTACGCTTCGGGTCATCGGGTATCCGTAGCCCTGGCCGTCGGTGCCGGTCTTCGATGCGAAGTCGGCGTCGCCCGCCGTGATCATTTCGGGGTCGTAGTTCTTGGCGTACTTCTTCAGCGGCGACCAGAAGAACAGGTTTTCGCCCGAGACGTAGATGCGCAGTTTCTCGATGTGGGCCTTGCGGGTGATCTGCTGGGGCAGGGTGTAGCCCAGCGAGATGTTTTTCAGGCGGCAGTAGCGCGCTTTCTGCAGGTAGCGGTCGTTGGCGGCGCGCAGCGTGCCGCGTCCGCTGACGGCCAGCGAGCCGCGCAGTCGGGGCCAGTATGCGTTGGGGTTGTCCTCCGACCAGCGGTCGGCGTTCTGCCACGGCAGGCTGTATCCGTAGGGGCGGTCGTATTGTCCCCAGAAGAGTCCCGACTCGCCGGCGGGATACCAGTCGCGTTTGCCGACGCCCTGGAAGAAGACCGCGAAGTCGATGCCGTTCCAGTTTGCGCTGAAGTTGATGCCGTAGTGGTAGCGCGGCGAGGAGTTGCCGATCTTGCGCAGGTCGCCGTGGTCGTCGAGGCGGTTGCTGCCGTTGTCCACGACGCCGCTCTCGTCCAGGTCGGCGAATTTCAGGTCGCCGGCGTTCCACGACTTGTTGTCGCCGCTCCAGAAGGTCTTCTCCTGTGCCTTGAGACCCCACTCCTGCGCCTCCTCGTCGGTGGCGAAAAGCCCTACGACGTGGTAACCCCAGATTTCACCCAGCTCCATGCCTTCGTAGTAGGCGTTGGCGTAGAGCGTGGGCAGGGTGTTCGACTTGCTGGTGTATTTGGTGATGATCGACTTGCTGTCCCAGAGCGAGAGGCGCACGCTGTAGTTGAAGGGTTTGTTCGCCATACGGAAACTGTCGGTCCAGCCCAGCGAAACCTCGAAACCGCGGGTGCGCATGTCGGCGTTGTTGCCGTAGGGCGCCGAATAGCCCGTCACGGCCGGCAGCTCGGCTCCGGTGACGAACATGTCGGTCGTCTCCTTCTGGTAGATGTCGCCCACGAAGCTCAGGCGGTTGTTCAGCAGGTTGACGTCCAGTCCGAGGTTGATCGTCGAGGAGGTCTCCCACGTGAGGTTTGCCGGCAGCACGGACGAGGGCGCCGAGGTGTAGGTGCGCTGGCTGCCGTCGACGATCACGCCGGCCTTGTTGAAGTCCAACAGCTCCATGTACTTGTAGGGCGAGACGTTGCCGTTGCCGGCCTTGCCGATCGAGAAACGCCATTTGATGTTGTTGATCCAGGAGATGTCCTTCATAAAGTTCTCCTCCGACATCCGCCAGCCCACGGAGGCCGACGGGAAGAAGCCCCAGCGTTCGTTGCTCGGGAATTTCGAGCTGCCGTCGTAGCGGCCGCTCAATTCCGCGAGGTATTTGCCCTTGTAGGCGTAGCTGGCGCGGTAGAAGATGCCGACGAACCCCCAGTCGTAGCTGTTGGCGTCCTCCAGGACGTAGTCGATGCCGTTCATCAGCGAGTAGTTGGGTTTGCCGTCGACGATGAATCCGTCGCGGCCCATGCGGGTGTTGCGCGCCCGCTTGTGTTCGATGTTCCATCCGGCCATGACGTTCAGCGAGTGGTCTTCGGGCAGCCGCGGGGTGAACGAGAGGTTGGCGTTGCCGCTGTGGTACTCGATCTGCGTCTCGGTGGTGCGCATCGAGCTGCTCGCCGGATAGGAGATCTGGATACCCGGACCGTTGGAGTAGGTGACCTGCGAGATCACGTCGTTCTGGCGCGAGTGGTTGAACAGGTAGGAGTAGTCGGCTTTGGCCACCAGCACGTCCTTGATCAGGTCGATGGTCACGACGGTCGTGTTCTTCATGTCGAACTTGAGGTTGTCGCGGTAGGAGTTGCCCTCGGCCATGTTGGCGTAACCCGTGTAGACGGCCGCCGCGGTCCACGTCCCGTCGGGGTTGGTGACGCGGGTGATCGGGAATCCCTGGTGTTCGAGGTTGCGGCGCACCAGCAGGTTCTGCGCATAGGTCGTCGGCTGGTGGTAGCTGCGGCGCACGAAGTCGGTGTTGTTCTCCACGGTCAGCCATTTGGTGATGTTGACCGTACCTTTGGCCCGGGCGTTCAGCTGGCGGAATTTCTCGTCGCCGACGCGGTAGATGCCGTCCTGCTCGTAATAGCGGGCCGAAGCGATGAAACTGGAGGTTTTGCCGCCGCCCGAAATCCGGATGTTGTGCTGGTGGGCCGTGGTCGATTTCTTGTAGAAGAGGTCGTACCAGTCGGTGTTGCGTCCGTAATACTGGTATTTGCCGCTGGCGTCGAGTTCCCATTCCAGATAGCTCCGGTCGGGGTCGTTCATGCGTTTTTTGTACTCGTCCTCCCAGCTCTGCGTCCAGGGGAAGAAGTTGTTGATGCCCGTCGGCAGATGGTGCGAGTAGCCCACGTAGGCGGTCATGTAGTTGTCGTACCAGGTCTGGCTGTCGGTCTCGTATTTCGGGCGTACGGTCTCGCTGATGATCGAAACGCTGCCGCTGTAATCGACCGAAATCTTATCCTTGCGGGCGCTTTTCGTCGTCACCAGCACCACGCCGAACGCACCCCGGGCGCCGTATACGGCCGTCGAGGAGGCGTCCTTGAGCACCGAGATGCTCTCCACGTCCTCGGGATTCATCGCCGTCAGGTCGCCCTCCACGCCGTCGATCAGGCAGAGCGCCGATCCGCCTGCGCCGATCGACTGCGTGTTCGCACGGATGTTGATCGACGCCGAACGGCTCGGCTTGCCGTCGGCCATCGTGATGTTCAAGCCCGGAATCTGGCCCTGGATCGACCGGAGCAGATAGGCGTTGGGGCGGTTTTCGAGCACCTCGCCCGAAATGTTCTCCACGGCCCCGACGATGTTGCGCCGCCGCTGGGTTCCGTATCCCACGACGACGACCTCGTCCATCAGGTTCTGGTCCTCGGTCAGGACGACCTCCAGTTTGGTGCGGGTTCCGACCTTGACGCGCTGGCTCTTGTAGCCCAGATAGGAGACGGCCAGCATGTCGTCGGGTTTTGCCTGAAGCGTAAAGGCTCCCTGCGCATCGGTCGAAGTGCCCTGCGTGGTGCCTTCGATGAGGATGGTGACGCCTGTGAGCGGCTCACCCTGTTGGGATTTCACGGTTCCGGACACGGCCTTGCTTTGGGCGAGGACCTGTCCCGTCGCCAGCATCAGGAGGATGAAAATTCCCCCCCCCGAGATTTTCCGGCGGATTGCGGATCGGTAGTTAAAAAGATTCATATACGAGGTTCTTTGAAGTGTTTGGGTCAGAGTTCGGTGTGTTTCGGGGCGCGGGTCGTCGTCCGGACGATGCAGTCGCGCAGCCGGGTCAGCTGTTCGGGCGTGGCGGTCAGCCATCTGTGCCGTCCGTCGGGACCGGGGGTGAAATTCGTGAATCCTTTGTCGTCGACGGCGACGGTTCCCGGCTCGCTTTCGGTGAAGTATTCGGGATGGAGCAGGTAAACCACCGACAGCAGGTCCCACGACGCGCGGTCATAGGGCATCTTGTGGTAATTCTTGTAGCCCTCGACGACGGGATGGAGTTTCGCCCAGCCGAAATCGTTCTCGATGGCCGCACCGGGATACATGACCTGCTTTCCCAGCTCGAAGGGGTTCTGCACGATCGGCGTGTCCCATTCGGCGAAGAGTTTCCGCATGGCGGGGATGTCGTTGACGACGTTGAACTCCGCGCGCTGCTTCTCGCCGTAGCTGCCCGCCATGATCGAGAGCGTCTTCACCTTGCGGGCCACCAGTTCGCGGCCCGTGAGGGGCGAGATGTCGTCGGCCGGGCTGTCGAGGAGTTTTGCCAGTTCGGTCGCGAATCCTAAAGAAAGTACGGTTACCGAGCAGTCGGGCTGCGCGGCCAGCGTGCGGCGGTAGAGCGTGACGGGGTCCTCGATCTGCTCCGGGGTCTTGCTCCGGGCGAAGGCCGGGGAGCCGTCTTCGCGGGTCATCGCGCACACCGCCGCCGTGTAGTCGGGAGCGTGGTCGTTGAGCACCGGGGTCGGCGACTGCGCCAGCGGAATGTCGGGGTAGCCGTACCACGTGTTGAGGATGTCGATGTAGTCGGTGGCCGTCGGGCTGAGTTTGTGGTTGCCGATGGCGAGCAGGTCTACGCGGCCGTCGTCCATCGCCTTGTAGATCAGATCGAAGGCCAGTGCGTCGTCGATGTCGTTGCCCATGTCGGTTTCGACGATCAGCCGGATCGGTTCCGGCGCCGGCGCTGCGGACCGGGAGCCGCAGCCCGTGCCCGCGAGCAGCAGGGCGGCCGCTGCGGGGAGCAGTGAGGTTTTCATTTCGGATTCGGGTTTTTAGTTGCCGCCGGAGGCGATGATCGAAGCCAGTCCGGCGATGAAGAAGAGGAACATCACGGCCAGCAGCGTGTTGGTTTTGCGGTCGGCGCCCTTGAACTCCTTCCAGATGAAGACGCCCCACACGGCGGCGATCATCGGCGCGCCCTGTCCGAGCGCGTAGGAGATGGCGGCCCCGGCCTTGCCGGCGGCGATGTAGCTGAAGGCCGTTCCGAGACACCAGACGGCGCCGCCCAGCATGCCCACGAGGTGCGTGGGCAGCGAGCCGCGGAAGTACTCGCGGTAGCTGACGGGCGCTCCGACGAAGGGACGGCGCATGGCGTAGGTGTTGAAGGCGAAGTTGCTCAGCAGCACGCCGACCGAGAAGACAAAGATCGCCGAATAGGGCGTCAGCATGCCTGGCGTCGGGGCCGCGAAGTTGTCGAGGTCCATCGCCGCCGCGACGAACCGGTAGAAGAACGACATCAGCACGCCCGCCACGACGGCCAGTATGATGCCTTTGCGGTTCTGGGCCGCCGAGTCGCCGCTCTTGCGCATGCGCCCCGAGGCGATGCCGTTGCAGATGATTGCGACAACGATGAGCGCAACGCCCAGGAAAAGCACGACGGGATCGCCTTTCGGCGCTCCGACGTAGTTGACGATAACGCCCAGCACCAGCGCGAGTCCCACGCCCAGCGGGAAGGCCACCGAAAGCCCGGCCAGCGATACCGAGGCCGAGAGCAGGATGTTCGAGGCGTTGAAGATCACGCCGCCCAGCACGACGCTGCCGATGCCTCCCCATTCGGCCTGCGCGAGGTCTTCGAGGAAGGGACGGCCCTCGGTCCCGATGCTTCCCATCGTGAAGCCCAGGAGAATGGCGAAGAGCACCATGCCGATCACGTAGTCCCAGTAGAAAAGCTCGTAACGCCAGGTCTTGCCGGCGAGTTTCTGGGTGTTTCCCCACGAGCCCCAGCAGAGCATCGTGATGAAGCAGAAGATGACTGCCAAAGAGTAGCTGTTAACAACGAACATAGTATTTGAGTTTTAAGGTTTTCGTTCGGTTCAGGCGAGGGTCTCCAGCTCCCCGCGCCACGGTATCGAGGCCTGTGCGCCCATGCGGGTCACCGAGACCGAGGCGCTGTGTGCGGCGAACCGCACGGCGTCGGCCAGACTGCGGCCTTCGGAGAGCGCCACCAGCAGGGCGCCGTTGAAGACGTCGCCGGCGGCGGTCGTGTCTACGGGCGTGACCGTGCGCGCCGGGATCAGCAGCTCCTCCGCGGGGGTCCGGATCAGCGCGCCTTCGCTGCCCAGCGTGACGATGACGTTGCCGACGCCTTTCGCCAGCAGCGCCCCGGCCGCTTTCGAGGCGTCCTGCACGGTGTGCACGGGGATTCCCGTCAGCGTTTCGCTTTCCGTGCGGTTGGGGGTGATCAGGTAGACCTTGCGCAGCAGTTCGTCGGCGAGCGGCATGGCCGGGGCCGGGTTGAGCACTACGCGGGTTCCTGCCGCATATGCCTTTTCGATGGCGCAGGCCACCGTTTCCATCGGGATTTCGAGCTGTACGAGCAGGTATTCGGCTCCGGCGATGCGGTCCGCCACGGCGTCGATCGCCTCGCACGTGAGGCTGTGGTTGGCGCCGGGAGCCACGGCGATGCAGTTCTCGCCGTCCTGCGAGACGAAGATCAGCGCCGTACCGGTCGGGGTGTCCTTGGCCGTGAAGAGGGCCTCGGTGTTGATGCCGTCGGCGGCGAACTGCTGCCGGAGGGCTGCGGCGCCGGCGTCGTCGCCCAGACACGAGACGAAGGCCACGTCGCCGCCCAGGCGTGCGGCCGCGACGGCCTGGTTGGCCCCTTTGCCGCCGTTGGACTGCATGAAGCGCGCCTCGCCGACGGTCTCGCCCGGGCGGGGCAGGTGTTTGACGCAGGCAATCATGTCGATGTTGGTACTGCCTATTACCAGAATCTTGTTCATGTTCGGTTATCGTTGGTTAATTTCTGTCGTTTTTTCGCCCTGCGGGGTCCGGATGCGGCTCAACCCCGCGGAGATGCGGTTTTTTGGTTTTCAGGTCGTCCGCCGATTGTCCCCGATGCCGTTTCTTGCCGTTTTGCGCCCGTTGTTTTCATAGGGTGTCTTTGCAGAATACGGTTCTTATGGGGGCTGTGGCAGATGTTCGGTTTTCGGATGCTATCTTTTTAGCTCTGTTTGCGCTTATCGTTTGCGCAAATATAATTACTTTTTGGAAACCTCCAAAATTATTTTACCGTTTTTCTTTTCTTTTTCGATATTTTTCATATATTTGTCATGGGTGAACTGAAAATAAAGCAATGAAAAAAGAAACTCTCGTTAGCATCGCCGAACGTTCCGGATGTTCGATTTCCACTGTTTCGCGCGTTTTGAGCGGCAATGCGGCCAAATACCGCATCAGTCAGCGTACCGTGGCGCGCGTGACAGAGGAGGTCAAACGCTGCAACTATACGCCCAGCCTGCTGGCAAAGGGTTTACGCACAAATCGTACCGATACGATCGGGCTGCTGATTCCGAACATCGAGAATTCGTTTTTCGCCGGCGTTGCGGGCGTGGTGATCCGCGAGTCGCGCAATTATAATTATAAGGTGGTGGTGGTCGACACGCAGGAGGACGAGCGCAACGAGCAGGACGGACTGTCGGCGCTGCTGGCGCGGCGGGTGGACGGCATCGTCGCCGCGCCGTGCGGCAGCAATGCGGAGCTGTTCGCCAGTGTGCAGGAGGGCGGCATGCCGCTGGTGCTGATCGACCGCTATCTGCCCGACGCCGGGATGCTCTCCTATGTCACGACGGACAATTACCGCGGCGCGGTGATGGCGACCGAGTACCTGCTCGAAAACGGACACCGCCGCATCGCCTGCATCCAGGGCACGCCCCATTCGATGCCTGTGCGGGACCGCGTGCGGGGATTCGGCGACACGCTGCGGGCGCACGGCCTCGGGGACCGGATCGTGGTGACGGGCGAGGATTTCTCGGTGCAGAACGGTTATCTGGAGACCAAGCTGGCGCTGGCCCGGGAGGAGCGGCCCACGGCGATCTTCGCGCTGAGCAACCTGATCCTGCTCGGGGTGGTGAAGGCGGTCCACGAATCGGGCCTGCGGATTCCCGACGATATTTCTGTCGTTTCGTTCGACGACAACATGCTTTTCAACTACCTCGACCCGGCGATCACCTGCATCGGGCAGCCCACGGACGAGATCGGCACGCTGGCTGTGAAACTGCTTATCCGCGCCATCCGCGAACCCGGTGCGGCGCCTTCGCACCTGCACCTGCCGCCGTCGCTGATTATCCGGCGTTCGGTGCGCAACCTGCTGTTATAGAAAATAAAAACGGGAACCGGTATGGTTCGGTATTTGTAGGTAACGGAATATGCAGAAAAGAGTAAATGTCTTGTTTATAAGTATTTAATTCTCTTTTCCGCATGTGCCCGAAGCAATAAAATAGCAGAATCGGGCAGGATTAACGGTGAGTTGTGTTACTTATCCGTTACCTGCCCGAAATGCTTTGATTTACACTAAAGTGCTTGTTTTCAGCTTATTGTGTTGGATTTCCGCATAACAAATAACCTGACTTAACGTTTAACAAATCCACAAAGTTCAGGTTATCATGCAACGCAGCACTTTCAAAGTCTTTTTCTACGTGAAAAGACAGTCGGAAAAACATGGTCAGGTTCCCGTCATGGGTCGTATCACGATTAATGGTACGATGTCGCAGTTCAGCTGCAAACTCACCGTTCGCTCCACCCTTTGGGATGCCAAGGCGAACAAGGCTTCCGGTAAGAGCCTCGAAGCTCAGCGTCTCAATGAAAAACTGGAAAATATCAAGACCAATATCGGCAAGCAGTACCAGCGGCTCTGCGACCGTGATTCGTATGTTACGGCCGAAAAAGTCCGCAACGCCTTCCTCGGTATGGGCGACGACTGCCGCCTGCTGTTGCAGACCTTCGACGAATACCTTGCAGGGTTCCTCAAACGTGTGGGCAAAGACCGCGCCTATTCGAGCTATGACAATTACCGCAAACGCCGTAACCGGCTTGCCTCTTTCCTCGAATACGAATACCGTGTAAAAGATATTCCTTTCAAAGAGCTGAAGCGGGATTTCATCGAAAAGTTTGTAGTCTACCTCTCCTCGGTACAAGGGATGCGCTCCGGGACGATCCATTCTACGCTCAAGAAATTGAAGCTGATGACCTACACGGCGTATAAGAACGGCTGGATTGCCGCCGATCCTTTCGCAGGTTTCTACGTGAGGCCGGAATACTCAGAACGCCGTTACCTTTCGGCTTCGGAGTTACAAGCCGTGATAGATGTCAGGCTCCCCAATTACCGAACGGGTATCAACCGGGATGCCTTCGTCTTCTGTGCTTTCACGGGCCTGAGCCATGCGGACGTGGTGAAACTCACCCACGCGGACATCCATACGGACGATAACGGGGAGCGCTGGATTATCGACAGGCGTCAGAAAACAGGTACGCAGTTCCGTGTCAAACTTCTTCCCGTTGCCGGAATGCTCTACGAGCGTTATAAGGATATGCACCTCTCAGGCGACCGGGTCTTTCCGCTCAAAGGCACTTATAATACGCTGAACATGTCCTTGCGGCATGTTGCCAGACACGCCGGTCTGTCGTTCAACCCCACGATCCACCTCGCGCGGCATACCTTCGCCACGACGGTTACGCTCACGCAGGGCGTACCTCTGGAAACGGTCAGCAAGATGCTGGGGCATAAGCGGATCACCACGACCCAAATCTATGCTAAGATCACCAATGATAAAATCGGACAGGATATGGCGGCATTAAGCGAGAAACTCAGCAGCGTCTTCAAGGTCGCACGGTAATGGCCTCCTATCTTACAGCTAATTCGATTCCCGATCTTACTTCGTCAATAGCAGGGTAATTTTCGATGTAAGTTTTCCCGCCGGCAGGGAATTTATCGTCAGAGATGGAAATATGCAAGGCCATGCGAATCGCCCGAGGGGCGAGCCTTGCATATTTCCATCCCCGGCGTTTTGCTGGTCGCTACCGTCGGAAAAGGCGACATTCTGCGGCTCCTGACGATCCGGTTCTGATGTTCAGCCGCGATCGGCGGATTTCATCCCGTCCTGTGATCTGCCGTCGAAATTCCTCTGCTTTTTCAAAACGGCCGTCTTTTATTTTTCTTTTCATGGAGATAATTCAGCTCGTCGCTATAAATGTCCATGACAAAGCGCAGCATATTGTCGACCAAAGCCGTAAGCCTTGTGCTTTCATTCCCCAACAGGTGGAGGATTTCCGACACTTTGCGCTTGGTTTGCGCACTGACATAAATCGCCGAGCGGTTACGGCAATCTACCGGAGCGAAGAAGGTGCGTTCGAAATCCGGCAGTATGATCTTTTTCCGTC
This Alistipes shahii WAL 8301 DNA region includes the following protein-coding sequences:
- a CDS encoding LacI family DNA-binding transcriptional regulator — encoded protein: MKKETLVSIAERSGCSISTVSRVLSGNAAKYRISQRTVARVTEEVKRCNYTPSLLAKGLRTNRTDTIGLLIPNIENSFFAGVAGVVIRESRNYNYKVVVVDTQEDERNEQDGLSALLARRVDGIVAAPCGSNAELFASVQEGGMPLVLIDRYLPDAGMLSYVTTDNYRGAVMATEYLLENGHRRIACIQGTPHSMPVRDRVRGFGDTLRAHGLGDRIVVTGEDFSVQNGYLETKLALAREERPTAIFALSNLILLGVVKAVHESGLRIPDDISVVSFDDNMLFNYLDPAITCIGQPTDEIGTLAVKLLIRAIREPGAAPSHLHLPPSLIIRRSVRNLLL
- a CDS encoding nucleoside hydrolase, producing the protein MKTSLLPAAAALLLAGTGCGSRSAAPAPEPIRLIVETDMGNDIDDALAFDLIYKAMDDGRVDLLAIGNHKLSPTATDYIDILNTWYGYPDIPLAQSPTPVLNDHAPDYTAAVCAMTREDGSPAFARSKTPEQIEDPVTLYRRTLAAQPDCSVTVLSLGFATELAKLLDSPADDISPLTGRELVARKVKTLSIMAGSYGEKQRAEFNVVNDIPAMRKLFAEWDTPIVQNPFELGKQVMYPGAAIENDFGWAKLHPVVEGYKNYHKMPYDRASWDLLSVVYLLHPEYFTESEPGTVAVDDKGFTNFTPGPDGRHRWLTATPEQLTRLRDCIVRTTTRAPKHTEL
- a CDS encoding GRP family sugar transporter, with translation MFVVNSYSLAVIFCFITMLCWGSWGNTQKLAGKTWRYELFYWDYVIGMVLFAILLGFTMGSIGTEGRPFLEDLAQAEWGGIGSVVLGGVIFNASNILLSASVSLAGLSVAFPLGVGLALVLGVIVNYVGAPKGDPVVLFLGVALIVVAIICNGIASGRMRKSGDSAAQNRKGIILAVVAGVLMSFFYRFVAAAMDLDNFAAPTPGMLTPYSAIFVFSVGVLLSNFAFNTYAMRRPFVGAPVSYREYFRGSLPTHLVGMLGGAVWCLGTAFSYIAAGKAGAAISYALGQGAPMIAAVWGVFIWKEFKGADRKTNTLLAVMFLFFIAGLASIIASGGN
- a CDS encoding DUF3408 domain-containing protein; the encoded protein is MDSLKETDKPATNLPKHPRIEVDEELMRQMIAGQAPLDSKVVRRIPEPEEENTDAPEGNTSAPTAEKTNVDTQTTTVKEPAGFRRKKIILPDFERTFFAPVDCRNRSAIYVSAQTKRKVSEILHLLGNESTRLTALVDNMLRFVMDIYSDELNYLHEKKNKRRPF
- a CDS encoding SusC/RagA family TonB-linked outer membrane protein → MNLFNYRSAIRRKISGGGIFILLMLATGQVLAQSKAVSGTVKSQQGEPLTGVTILIEGTTQGTSTDAQGAFTLQAKPDDMLAVSYLGYKSQRVKVGTRTKLEVVLTEDQNLMDEVVVVGYGTQRRRNIVGAVENISGEVLENRPNAYLLRSIQGQIPGLNITMADGKPSRSASINIRANTQSIGAGGSALCLIDGVEGDLTAMNPEDVESISVLKDASSTAVYGARGAFGVVLVTTKSARKDKISVDYSGSVSIISETVRPKYETDSQTWYDNYMTAYVGYSHHLPTGINNFFPWTQSWEDEYKKRMNDPDRSYLEWELDASGKYQYYGRNTDWYDLFYKKSTTAHQHNIRISGGGKTSSFIASARYYEQDGIYRVGDEKFRQLNARAKGTVNITKWLTVENNTDFVRRSYHQPTTYAQNLLVRRNLEHQGFPITRVTNPDGTWTAAAVYTGYANMAEGNSYRDNLKFDMKNTTVVTIDLIKDVLVAKADYSYLFNHSRQNDVISQVTYSNGPGIQISYPASSSMRTTETQIEYHSGNANLSFTPRLPEDHSLNVMAGWNIEHKRARNTRMGRDGFIVDGKPNYSLMNGIDYVLEDANSYDWGFVGIFYRASYAYKGKYLAELSGRYDGSSKFPSNERWGFFPSASVGWRMSEENFMKDISWINNIKWRFSIGKAGNGNVSPYKYMELLDFNKAGVIVDGSQRTYTSAPSSVLPANLTWETSSTINLGLDVNLLNNRLSFVGDIYQKETTDMFVTGAELPAVTGYSAPYGNNADMRTRGFEVSLGWTDSFRMANKPFNYSVRLSLWDSKSIITKYTSKSNTLPTLYANAYYEGMELGEIWGYHVVGLFATDEEAQEWGLKAQEKTFWSGDNKSWNAGDLKFADLDESGVVDNGSNRLDDHGDLRKIGNSSPRYHYGINFSANWNGIDFAVFFQGVGKRDWYPAGESGLFWGQYDRPYGYSLPWQNADRWSEDNPNAYWPRLRGSLAVSGRGTLRAANDRYLQKARYCRLKNISLGYTLPQQITRKAHIEKLRIYVSGENLFFWSPLKKYAKNYDPEMITAGDADFASKTGTDGQGYGYPMTRSVTIGLNINF
- the rbsK gene encoding ribokinase, with translation MNKILVIGSTNIDMIACVKHLPRPGETVGEARFMQSNGGKGANQAVAAARLGGDVAFVSCLGDDAGAAALRQQFAADGINTEALFTAKDTPTGTALIFVSQDGENCIAVAPGANHSLTCEAIDAVADRIAGAEYLLVQLEIPMETVACAIEKAYAAGTRVVLNPAPAMPLADELLRKVYLITPNRTESETLTGIPVHTVQDASKAAGALLAKGVGNVIVTLGSEGALIRTPAEELLIPARTVTPVDTTAAGDVFNGALLVALSEGRSLADAVRFAAHSASVSVTRMGAQASIPWRGELETLA
- a CDS encoding site-specific integrase codes for the protein MQRSTFKVFFYVKRQSEKHGQVPVMGRITINGTMSQFSCKLTVRSTLWDAKANKASGKSLEAQRLNEKLENIKTNIGKQYQRLCDRDSYVTAEKVRNAFLGMGDDCRLLLQTFDEYLAGFLKRVGKDRAYSSYDNYRKRRNRLASFLEYEYRVKDIPFKELKRDFIEKFVVYLSSVQGMRSGTIHSTLKKLKLMTYTAYKNGWIAADPFAGFYVRPEYSERRYLSASELQAVIDVRLPNYRTGINRDAFVFCAFTGLSHADVVKLTHADIHTDDNGERWIIDRRQKTGTQFRVKLLPVAGMLYERYKDMHLSGDRVFPLKGTYNTLNMSLRHVARHAGLSFNPTIHLARHTFATTVTLTQGVPLETVSKMLGHKRITTTQIYAKITNDKIGQDMAALSEKLSSVFKVAR